In Bdellovibrionales bacterium CG10_big_fil_rev_8_21_14_0_10_45_34, one genomic interval encodes:
- the rpoB gene encoding DNA-directed RNA polymerase subunit beta has product MSTPLTASNLRFRQNFAKNKQVLSIPNLIELQKRSYEEFLQKDVDPDRRSDLGLQGVFKSVFPISNFNGTCSLEFVGYVLEPPKYDVDECRQRGMTFAAPIKVTLRLIVFDVDEHTEAKSIRDVKEQEIYLGEIPLMTTNGSFIINGTERVVVSQLHRSPGVFFDHDQGKTHAGGKLLYAARVIPYRGSWLDLEFDQKDLLHVRIDRRRKFPATILLKSLGYSAEQLLEYFYDLDKVTLEKNGKVRRELFIERMVGQKALADIVDPASGEVIVKQGRRITRAVVKKIQSIDLKEIEITEADLVGKVTGSAVIDKKTGEVIAEANEDITLDMIEKIRLSGIKELRVIFFDGLAVGPYLRNTLLVDKVNNKEESLVEIYKRLRPGEPPTPEAAQEYFRRLFFDPETYDLSEVGRLKINHRFGITLEECPLTHRTLTEKDILSVVKTLIDLKNGRGQVDDIDHLGNRRIRSVGELLENQYRIGLVRMERAIRERMSIQDIETMMPHDLVNAKPVNAVVKEFFGSSQLSQFMDQTNPLSEITHKRRLSALGPGGLTRDRAGFEVRDVHPTHYGRICPIETPEGPNIGLIASLATYARINQYGFIETPYRRVENGSVSRDINYLSALEEQGHVIAQAEKVDQFEDADSADVFNVRVDGEYETVEKNRVTLMDVSPSQLVSIAASLIPFLEHDDANRALMGSNMQRQAVPLLRNRAPLVGTGVERLVARDSGTSVVASHDGIVEELDAARIVVRRFAKGGGLGANVDIYNLTKYQRTNQNTCFNQKPIVRHNDVVKAGDIIADGPATELGELALGQNVLVAFMPWMGYNFEDSILISEKLIKEDTFTSIHIEEFECIARDTKLGKEEISRDIANVGEEALKDLDSSGIVRIGAEVKPGDILVGKVTPKGETQLSPEEKLLRAIFGEKAGDVRDTSLRVPSGVYGTIIDAQVYSREGPGKDERLKAIIESKKKKLEKDFAVEQNVIKNNALDKLKEILVGKNTTGILLSEDGTEKLLSKGQAITGEDLEAVPFELLSYVPLEPDLEYQVTRIAEGARNQLEAIRMVFNEKIERLNKGDELPPGVIKMVKVYIAIKRKLQVGDKFAGRHGNKGVISKIMAEEDMPYLADGTPVDMVLNPLGVPSRMNIGQILETHLGWAARHLGKQIEEYLKANDFTQAKQTLKSIFDDSDLQGKISEMDAESFKRFKTSIKDGVHLATPVFDGAEEAEIKGLLEKAGLPKRGQTILFDGRTGETFENPVTVGVMYMLKLHHLVEEKIHARSIGPYSLVSQQPLGGKAQFGGQRLGEMEVWAIEAYGAAYSLQEFLTVKSDDVAGRTRMYESIVRGDYVLEPGLPESFNVLVKELQSLALNVEMIESDILTEAPRMLEQ; this is encoded by the coding sequence ATGTCGACCCCTCTGACCGCCTCGAATCTTCGTTTTCGCCAAAACTTCGCTAAAAACAAGCAAGTGTTAAGCATTCCTAACCTCATAGAGCTGCAAAAGCGCTCTTATGAAGAGTTTCTTCAAAAGGATGTAGATCCAGACCGTAGATCCGATCTGGGGCTGCAAGGCGTTTTTAAATCGGTATTTCCGATATCTAATTTCAACGGGACCTGCAGCTTAGAGTTTGTAGGCTACGTGCTAGAGCCGCCCAAGTATGATGTTGATGAATGTCGCCAAAGAGGAATGACTTTCGCCGCTCCTATTAAAGTGACCCTTCGACTCATCGTATTTGACGTTGATGAACATACAGAAGCAAAAAGCATTCGCGATGTAAAAGAGCAAGAGATCTATCTCGGAGAAATTCCTCTTATGACGACCAATGGTTCGTTCATAATCAATGGAACTGAGCGGGTTGTCGTTAGTCAACTTCATCGCTCGCCGGGGGTCTTCTTTGATCACGATCAAGGTAAAACCCACGCAGGCGGAAAGCTACTCTATGCAGCCAGAGTGATTCCTTACCGAGGTTCTTGGTTGGATCTTGAATTTGACCAAAAAGATCTTTTACACGTTAGAATCGATCGAAGGCGTAAATTTCCGGCGACAATTCTCCTCAAATCGCTAGGTTACTCTGCGGAGCAGCTGCTTGAGTACTTTTACGATTTGGACAAAGTAACCTTAGAAAAGAACGGAAAAGTTCGCCGCGAACTTTTTATCGAAAGAATGGTAGGGCAGAAGGCCCTAGCAGATATAGTAGATCCGGCTAGCGGCGAAGTTATCGTAAAGCAGGGTCGACGTATCACCCGTGCTGTAGTTAAGAAGATTCAGAGTATTGATCTAAAAGAGATCGAGATTACCGAAGCAGATCTTGTTGGTAAAGTCACCGGCAGCGCCGTAATCGACAAAAAAACAGGCGAAGTGATCGCTGAGGCCAATGAAGATATCACACTTGATATGATCGAGAAGATCAGGCTCTCTGGGATCAAAGAACTTAGAGTTATCTTTTTTGATGGCTTGGCCGTTGGACCGTACCTCAGGAACACTCTGCTTGTTGATAAAGTAAACAACAAAGAAGAATCATTGGTTGAAATTTATAAGCGCCTTCGTCCAGGCGAGCCGCCAACTCCCGAGGCTGCGCAGGAATACTTTCGGCGCTTATTCTTTGATCCTGAAACCTATGACCTTAGCGAAGTAGGTAGGCTTAAAATTAATCATCGCTTTGGTATAACGCTAGAAGAGTGTCCTCTCACTCACAGGACTCTGACAGAGAAAGATATTCTCAGTGTTGTTAAGACGCTTATTGACCTTAAAAACGGTCGGGGACAAGTCGATGATATCGATCATTTGGGTAACAGGCGAATTCGAAGCGTCGGCGAGCTTTTAGAAAACCAATACCGCATAGGTTTGGTGCGAATGGAGCGAGCGATTCGCGAGAGAATGAGCATACAAGATATCGAAACGATGATGCCACATGATCTTGTGAACGCGAAGCCCGTCAACGCCGTTGTGAAAGAGTTTTTCGGATCCAGTCAGCTTTCACAGTTTATGGACCAAACGAATCCTCTTTCAGAAATCACCCACAAAAGACGTCTTTCAGCTTTGGGACCGGGTGGATTGACCAGAGATAGAGCGGGCTTTGAGGTTCGTGACGTACATCCAACTCACTACGGTCGTATCTGTCCGATTGAAACTCCAGAAGGTCCGAACATTGGTTTGATTGCGTCACTAGCGACTTATGCGCGCATTAACCAGTACGGTTTTATCGAGACGCCTTATCGCCGAGTTGAGAACGGATCAGTATCCCGGGACATTAACTATTTGTCGGCTCTAGAAGAGCAAGGCCACGTTATTGCGCAAGCCGAGAAAGTTGACCAGTTTGAAGATGCGGACTCCGCCGATGTATTTAACGTTCGAGTGGACGGAGAATATGAAACTGTTGAGAAGAATCGCGTAACTCTCATGGACGTTTCTCCAAGTCAGCTAGTATCTATTGCGGCTTCTTTGATTCCGTTTCTTGAGCACGATGACGCTAACCGAGCCTTGATGGGTTCAAACATGCAACGCCAGGCGGTGCCTCTTTTGAGAAACCGAGCTCCTCTGGTTGGTACCGGCGTTGAGCGACTTGTAGCCAGAGATTCTGGTACGAGCGTCGTGGCCTCCCACGATGGTATCGTCGAAGAACTAGATGCTGCTCGTATTGTCGTGCGAAGATTTGCAAAAGGTGGTGGTCTAGGGGCTAACGTTGATATTTACAATTTAACCAAATATCAGCGAACTAATCAGAATACTTGTTTTAATCAAAAGCCAATAGTCAGGCACAATGATGTTGTCAAAGCGGGCGATATCATCGCTGACGGGCCGGCTACGGAGCTCGGCGAATTGGCGCTAGGTCAAAACGTGCTTGTCGCCTTTATGCCTTGGATGGGCTATAACTTCGAAGACTCTATTTTGATATCTGAAAAGTTGATTAAAGAAGACACATTTACCTCTATACACATTGAAGAATTTGAATGTATTGCTCGAGATACGAAGCTAGGTAAAGAAGAGATCTCTCGTGATATTGCTAATGTCGGCGAAGAGGCTCTTAAAGATCTCGATTCCAGCGGTATTGTAAGAATCGGTGCCGAGGTAAAACCTGGCGACATTCTTGTTGGTAAAGTGACACCAAAAGGCGAGACGCAACTTTCTCCAGAAGAAAAACTTTTAAGAGCTATCTTTGGAGAAAAGGCAGGCGATGTGAGAGACACTTCACTTCGTGTTCCGTCGGGCGTTTATGGAACCATTATAGATGCGCAGGTTTATAGCCGAGAAGGTCCGGGCAAAGACGAACGTTTGAAAGCAATTATCGAGAGCAAAAAGAAGAAGCTCGAGAAAGACTTTGCTGTCGAACAAAACGTTATAAAAAACAACGCTCTTGATAAACTTAAGGAAATTCTGGTCGGGAAAAATACGACTGGTATACTTTTAAGTGAAGACGGGACCGAGAAACTTCTCAGTAAAGGGCAGGCGATTACTGGCGAGGACTTAGAAGCTGTACCATTTGAGCTTTTAAGTTATGTACCGTTAGAGCCTGACCTAGAATACCAAGTTACCCGCATTGCCGAGGGCGCTCGCAATCAATTAGAAGCCATACGCATGGTATTTAACGAAAAGATTGAGCGTCTCAATAAGGGTGACGAGTTACCTCCGGGTGTTATCAAGATGGTGAAAGTTTATATCGCCATTAAGAGAAAGCTTCAGGTCGGAGATAAGTTTGCAGGACGCCACGGAAACAAGGGCGTGATCTCAAAGATTATGGCCGAGGAGGATATGCCATATTTAGCGGACGGCACGCCCGTGGATATGGTACTAAACCCCCTAGGTGTTCCTTCTCGAATGAACATCGGTCAGATTTTGGAAACCCATCTAGGCTGGGCGGCACGTCACCTTGGCAAGCAAATCGAAGAATATTTAAAAGCGAATGATTTTACTCAGGCTAAGCAGACATTGAAGTCGATCTTTGATGACTCAGACTTGCAGGGTAAGATTTCCGAGATGGATGCTGAGAGCTTTAAAAGGTTTAAGACATCCATCAAAGACGGAGTACATCTGGCAACCCCTGTTTTTGACGGGGCAGAAGAAGCAGAGATAAAGGGGCTTCTTGAAAAAGCTGGGCTTCCAAAGCGCGGACAGACAATTCTCTTTGACGGAAGAACAGGGGAGACGTTTGAAAACCCTGTTACAGTTGGAGTGATGTACATGTTGAAACTTCACCACTTGGTGGAAGAAAAAATTCATGCGCGATCGATTGGACCTTACTCGCTTGTTTCTCAGCAGCCTCTGGGTGGTAAAGCTCAGTTCGGTGGTCAGAGATTGGGAGAGATGGAAGTTTGGGCCATCGAAGCCTATGGTGCGGCTTATTCACTTCAAGAATTCCTCACCGTCAAATCAGATGACGTTGCAGGTAGAACGAGAATGTATGAGAGCATCGTAAGGGGTGATTATGTATTAGAGCCAGGACTGCCGGAGTCGTTTAACGTTCTAGTAAAAGAACTCCAAAGCTTGGCGCTGAATGTGGAGATGATTGAGTCAGATATTCTGACTGAAGCTCCGCGGATGCTTGAGCAGTAG
- a CDS encoding 50S ribosomal protein L7/L12 → MSLNQEQVVDYLSSMPVIELANLIKTLEEKWGVSAAAPVAVAAAGGAVGAPVEEKTEFNVVLADAGANKINVIKEVRALTGLGLKEAKDLVEAAPKAVKEGVAKDEAEKIKKALEAAGAKVEIK, encoded by the coding sequence ATGTCTCTTAACCAAGAACAAGTCGTTGATTACCTTTCAAGTATGCCAGTTATCGAACTTGCTAATTTGATCAAAACTCTAGAAGAAAAGTGGGGCGTGAGTGCAGCGGCTCCTGTAGCTGTGGCCGCAGCTGGTGGCGCAGTCGGTGCACCTGTTGAAGAAAAGACAGAGTTCAATGTTGTTCTAGCAGATGCTGGAGCCAACAAGATCAATGTTATTAAAGAAGTTCGCGCTCTTACTGGACTCGGCCTAAAGGAAGCAAAAGATCTTGTGGAAGCTGCTCCTAAGGCTGTTAAAGAAGGAGTCGCTAAGGACGAAGCTGAAAAGATCAAAAAAGCTCTTGAAGCTGCTGGAGCTAAAGTCGAAATCAAGTAG